Proteins encoded within one genomic window of Brockia lithotrophica:
- a CDS encoding citrate/2-methylcitrate synthase, protein MAHVLRGLDGVVAATSGVTQITDERLFYRGIAVEDLFAHSTHEEVIFLLWEGRLPMAEELAAFRDRLAGEAHVPAELYTFLARLPRTAPPMSLLRALVDAASLLDEDAEKRTPEARRTVALRLVARMPLFAAAVGRHRAGKEVETAVEAAAGDGKLARAFLRAFRGEEPPEEDVRVLDRTFLLHADHELNASTFVARSVASTLSDMYSAVVAAVGALKGPLHGGANEGVMTMLEEIGPEGDWMRYVADKLARKERIMGFGHRVYKRGDPRTPLLRSLAREVLSRRGEIVWLELAERIEAYMEEVKGLKPNVDYYAALVYRGLGIPKEMYPLMFAVARTAGWTAHLFEQYADNRLIRPRAVYVGPVSVPYVPIEQRDHERR, encoded by the coding sequence GTGGCGCACGTCCTCCGCGGGCTCGACGGAGTCGTGGCGGCGACGTCCGGCGTGACCCAGATCACCGACGAGCGTCTGTTCTACCGGGGTATCGCCGTCGAGGACCTCTTCGCCCACTCGACACACGAAGAAGTCATTTTCCTCCTTTGGGAAGGCCGACTTCCTATGGCGGAAGAGCTCGCCGCCTTTCGCGACCGCCTGGCGGGGGAAGCCCACGTCCCCGCAGAACTTTACACGTTCCTCGCGCGCCTTCCCCGTACGGCTCCGCCCATGTCCCTCTTGCGGGCGCTCGTGGACGCGGCATCCCTTCTCGACGAAGACGCGGAAAAACGTACGCCCGAGGCCCGGCGCACCGTCGCCCTGCGCCTCGTAGCCCGCATGCCCCTATTTGCCGCGGCAGTCGGGCGTCACCGGGCGGGAAAAGAAGTGGAGACGGCGGTGGAAGCCGCCGCGGGCGACGGAAAGTTGGCGCGCGCGTTTCTCCGCGCCTTTCGAGGAGAAGAACCCCCCGAAGAGGACGTCCGCGTCCTCGACCGCACCTTTCTTCTACACGCGGACCACGAACTCAACGCCTCTACCTTCGTCGCCCGCTCGGTGGCTTCGACCTTGTCGGACATGTACTCGGCGGTCGTCGCGGCCGTCGGCGCCCTCAAGGGCCCTCTGCATGGGGGCGCCAACGAGGGCGTGATGACGATGCTCGAAGAGATCGGCCCCGAAGGCGATTGGATGCGATACGTGGCGGACAAGCTCGCGCGCAAGGAACGGATCATGGGTTTCGGCCACCGCGTCTACAAACGCGGCGACCCGCGTACCCCCCTTCTTCGATCCCTCGCCCGCGAGGTCCTTTCCCGGCGCGGAGAAATCGTCTGGCTCGAGCTCGCGGAACGCATCGAAGCGTACATGGAAGAAGTCAAGGGGCTCAAACCCAACGTGGACTACTACGCCGCCCTCGTCTACCGCGGCTTGGGGATCCCCAAGGAGATGTATCCCCTCATGTTTGCCGTGGCACGCACGGCGGGGTGGACGGCCCACCTCTTCGAGCAGTATGCGGACAACCGCCTCATCCGCCCGCGGGCGGTGTACGTCGGTCCCGTATCCGTTCCCTACGTCCCCATCGAACAGCGCGACCACGAAAGGAGGTGA